From a region of the Brevibacterium siliguriense genome:
- a CDS encoding aspartate/glutamate racemase family protein, producing the protein MRILVVNVNTTESMTEGIARVARQAASAGTEIIGLTPEFGAESCEGNVESHLAALGVMDAVMKYPGEFDAVIQAGYGEHGREGLQEMLDVPVIDITEAGAALAMFLGRRFSVVTTLDRTVPLIEDRLLLAGLDSHCVSVRASGMAVLELEEDPQAAIEAITDQAAEAVDRDRAEVIVLGCGGMAELGETITRRASVPVVDGVAAAVRLAESLIGLGLSTSKVRTYAPAREKKLSGWPLGQSVSAESSVAGSASTAAGPAAGSG; encoded by the coding sequence ATGAGAATCCTCGTCGTCAACGTCAACACGACCGAGTCCATGACAGAGGGCATCGCCCGAGTAGCACGGCAGGCTGCCTCGGCGGGCACCGAGATCATCGGTCTGACCCCTGAATTCGGGGCCGAGTCCTGCGAAGGCAACGTCGAAAGCCATCTCGCAGCGCTCGGTGTCATGGACGCGGTCATGAAGTATCCCGGCGAATTCGATGCCGTGATCCAAGCCGGGTACGGAGAACACGGCCGCGAAGGTCTGCAGGAGATGCTCGATGTGCCTGTCATCGACATCACCGAGGCGGGGGCGGCCCTGGCGATGTTCCTCGGCCGCCGTTTCTCCGTCGTCACCACGCTGGACAGGACCGTTCCGCTCATCGAGGATCGGCTCCTGCTGGCCGGTCTCGACTCCCACTGCGTGTCCGTGCGGGCATCGGGGATGGCCGTGCTCGAACTCGAGGAGGATCCGCAGGCCGCGATCGAGGCGATCACCGATCAGGCCGCCGAGGCGGTCGACCGGGACCGCGCCGAGGTCATCGTGCTCGGCTGCGGTGGGATGGCGGAGCTCGGGGAGACGATCACGAGGCGCGCTTCCGTTCCCGTCGTCGACGGGGTCGCGGCCGCCGTGCGCTTGGCCGAATCCCTCATCGGATTGGGACTGAGCACGTCGAAGGTGCGCACCTATGCTCCCGCACGAGAGAAGAAGCTGAGCGGCTGGCCGCTCGGTCAGTCGGTGTCGGCCGAATCCTCTGTGGCCGGATCGGCATCCACCGCCGCGGGACCGGCGGCCGGATCGGGCTGA
- a CDS encoding MFS transporter yields the protein MARAKLWTKDFIVGIGLNLTMSMVFYLLMTSMAGYAVARFSAGEAAAGFASSSFVVGAVVARVLTGKYLDFIGRRKLLIITMAVSVLASLAYIFAGELTLLLTLRIVHGIAFGAGNTAIMTAIQSIIPASRRGEGTGYFGTATTLSTALGPYLGVILPREFDYVMLFVASAFMSVLALICCFLMRLPVQEISDYQRRTKWHLKLGTLVDRDGLRIGSVMLLAGIAYAAALVFLAGYAAEHGVASAASLFFVAFAVASLFARLFVGRLQDTLGDNAVIFPVFVADIAGNVLLALWPTMTGIVLAGVLIGLGFGSLMPCMQAITVKSVPMSRVPVATASFFLLLDAGSGIGPVVLGFLYPITGGNGMFLACAGLVVVAIGVYVWVHGRRRGGRPGREYLT from the coding sequence GTGGCACGAGCGAAGCTGTGGACGAAGGACTTCATCGTCGGAATCGGACTCAACCTGACGATGTCGATGGTCTTCTACCTGCTCATGACGTCGATGGCCGGGTACGCGGTGGCACGGTTCTCCGCCGGTGAGGCCGCCGCGGGCTTCGCCTCCTCCTCGTTCGTCGTCGGTGCCGTCGTCGCTCGCGTGCTCACGGGCAAGTATCTCGACTTCATCGGTCGGCGCAAGCTGCTCATCATCACCATGGCGGTGTCCGTGCTCGCCTCCCTAGCCTATATCTTCGCCGGTGAGCTCACCCTGCTGCTGACGCTGCGGATCGTCCACGGAATCGCCTTCGGCGCCGGGAACACCGCGATCATGACAGCCATCCAAAGCATCATCCCCGCCTCACGCCGAGGCGAGGGCACCGGATATTTCGGCACCGCGACGACCCTGTCGACGGCGCTCGGACCGTATCTGGGGGTCATCCTGCCCCGTGAGTTCGACTACGTCATGCTCTTCGTCGCCTCGGCGTTCATGTCCGTCCTCGCCCTCATCTGCTGTTTCCTCATGCGTCTGCCGGTGCAGGAGATCAGCGACTATCAGCGGCGGACGAAATGGCACCTCAAACTTGGCACCCTCGTCGACCGGGATGGGCTGCGGATCGGCTCGGTCATGCTCCTGGCCGGCATCGCCTACGCTGCGGCGCTGGTGTTCCTCGCCGGCTATGCGGCCGAACACGGGGTCGCCTCCGCCGCGTCCCTGTTCTTCGTGGCCTTCGCCGTGGCGTCGCTGTTCGCCCGCCTGTTCGTCGGAAGGCTGCAGGACACCCTCGGCGACAATGCGGTGATCTTCCCCGTCTTCGTCGCCGATATCGCCGGCAATGTCCTGCTGGCTCTGTGGCCGACGATGACGGGCATCGTCCTGGCCGGAGTGCTCATCGGCCTGGGGTTCGGCTCCCTCATGCCGTGCATGCAGGCCATCACCGTCAAATCCGTGCCGATGAGCCGCGTCCCCGTCGCCACCGCGTCGTTCTTCCTCCTCCTCGACGCAGGGTCCGGAATCGGCCCGGTCGTCCTCGGCTTCCTCTATCCAATCACCGGCGGAAACGGAATGTTCCTGGCCTGCGCGGGACTCGTCGTGGTCGCCATCGGCGTATACGTGTGGGTGCACGGACGTCGCCGAGGCGGTCGCCCGGGCCGCGAATACCTCACCTGA
- a CDS encoding DUF885 domain-containing protein, which yields MTEKRTPTAVDTVAEDYVDDMLALSPSLALYLGLDGAQGFDDFSPAGLSAVNDVTDRTLARLDEVADSSDLDDVDLVTIDAMRDRLGVDRDYFAAGIKHASLNVIESPLQQVRDAFDLMPTETTADWETISTTLAAVPGSLAGYQESLTMARDNGRVAARIQVEKVIEQARALAEPGSNFDRLVAGADVPDALRSDLDTHAEAARQSAAELADFLGEQVLPAAGDDEACGREAYALYSRDFLGAEVDFDETYAWGLEELERIDAEQREVAEKIMPGADLFEVMDALNNDPQRTLHGTEALRTWMQGVADEAIRELGKSHFDIPDPVRTIECMIAPSSTGGIYYTGPTDDFSRPGRMWWSVPEGVTDFATWQEKTTVYHEGVPGHHLQIGQATYVSETLNRWRRLMCWVSGHGEGWALYAEKLMADLGFLDDPGDYLGMLDSQRLRAARVVLDIGFHLGLEAPASLGGGIWNREKAWQFLTDNVAMDRSFLAFELDRYLGWPGQAPSYKIGQRLWEQYRDEAKAAAGADFDLKDFHTRALGLGSVGLDTLGRAMKRSQ from the coding sequence ATGACTGAAAAGAGAACCCCTACCGCCGTCGACACGGTCGCCGAAGACTACGTCGATGACATGCTCGCACTCTCCCCCTCCCTCGCCCTCTACCTCGGACTCGACGGTGCACAGGGCTTCGACGACTTCTCTCCGGCCGGACTCTCCGCCGTCAACGACGTCACCGATAGGACCCTGGCCCGCCTCGATGAGGTCGCCGACAGTTCCGACCTCGACGACGTCGACCTCGTGACCATCGATGCGATGCGTGATCGCCTCGGGGTTGACCGCGACTACTTCGCCGCCGGGATCAAGCACGCCAGCCTCAACGTCATCGAATCCCCGCTGCAGCAGGTCCGCGACGCCTTCGACCTCATGCCTACGGAGACCACGGCCGATTGGGAGACGATCTCGACGACTCTGGCCGCGGTGCCCGGATCGCTGGCCGGCTACCAGGAGTCCCTGACGATGGCGCGCGACAACGGCCGCGTCGCCGCCCGCATCCAGGTCGAAAAGGTCATCGAACAGGCCCGCGCCCTGGCCGAGCCCGGCAGCAATTTCGATCGGCTCGTCGCCGGAGCCGATGTTCCCGACGCCCTGCGTTCGGATCTCGATACCCACGCCGAGGCGGCTCGGCAGTCCGCAGCGGAACTGGCCGATTTCCTCGGCGAGCAGGTGCTGCCCGCGGCCGGAGACGACGAAGCCTGCGGTCGAGAAGCCTATGCTCTGTATTCCCGGGACTTCCTCGGCGCCGAGGTGGACTTCGATGAAACCTATGCCTGGGGTCTCGAGGAACTCGAGCGCATCGATGCCGAACAGCGTGAAGTGGCCGAGAAGATCATGCCCGGCGCCGATCTGTTCGAGGTCATGGACGCCCTGAACAACGACCCGCAGCGGACCCTGCACGGGACCGAAGCCCTGCGGACCTGGATGCAGGGAGTCGCCGATGAGGCGATCCGCGAACTCGGCAAGTCCCATTTCGATATTCCCGACCCCGTGCGCACGATCGAGTGCATGATCGCGCCTTCGTCCACCGGAGGCATCTACTACACGGGCCCGACCGATGATTTCTCCCGCCCCGGCCGCATGTGGTGGTCGGTGCCCGAAGGCGTCACAGATTTCGCCACCTGGCAGGAGAAGACCACCGTCTATCACGAGGGCGTTCCCGGACACCATCTGCAGATTGGTCAGGCCACTTATGTCTCCGAAACTCTGAACCGCTGGCGCCGCCTCATGTGCTGGGTGTCCGGCCACGGTGAGGGGTGGGCGCTGTACGCGGAGAAGCTCATGGCCGATCTCGGGTTCCTCGACGACCCCGGCGACTATCTGGGTATGCTCGATTCGCAGCGGCTGCGTGCCGCCCGCGTCGTCCTCGACATCGGCTTTCACCTCGGGCTGGAGGCTCCGGCGAGCCTCGGCGGAGGGATCTGGAACCGAGAGAAGGCCTGGCAGTTCCTCACCGACAATGTCGCCATGGACCGGTCGTTCCTCGCCTTCGAACTCGACCGCTACCTCGGCTGGCCCGGACAGGCGCCGAGCTACAAGATCGGTCAGCGTCTGTGGGAGCAGTACCGTGACGAGGCGAAGGCGGCGGCCGGAGCCGATTTCGATCTCAAGGACTTCCACACCCGGGCACTGGGACTCGGCTCGGTCGGGCTCGATACTCTGGGTCGCGCTATGAAGCGCTCACAGTGA
- a CDS encoding GntR family transcriptional regulator, translating to MKSTETPQSETMRVTEALRNEIIEGHRRPGSRLVERNLATELGVSRVPIREALKKLASEGLVTNRPNTWSTVREFSPSDIADLNEVRTVFDVLSFELAAQRHTREGLARLEATMLRGRELAEAGDVAGAHRCAAEFHAIVTELSGNELLGEIGALLDSRMRWQLSQHDDLAVVATEHAELFDAIARRDQALAGSLAGRHLGTSQEQHDKHSKRLAQAEPDQARTVQATQPDPAAGPAAVDADPATEDSADTD from the coding sequence ATGAAGTCAACTGAAACTCCCCAGTCGGAGACCATGCGGGTCACTGAGGCGCTGCGCAATGAGATCATCGAGGGCCACCGGCGACCGGGTTCGCGGCTCGTCGAACGCAACCTCGCCACCGAACTCGGAGTCTCTCGAGTGCCCATCCGCGAGGCGCTGAAGAAGCTGGCGTCGGAGGGTCTGGTGACGAACCGGCCCAACACCTGGTCGACGGTCAGGGAGTTCTCCCCCAGCGATATCGCCGACCTCAATGAGGTGCGCACGGTCTTCGACGTCCTCTCCTTCGAACTCGCCGCACAACGCCATACCCGGGAGGGGCTGGCCCGGCTGGAAGCCACGATGCTCCGGGGGCGGGAACTCGCCGAGGCGGGAGACGTCGCCGGTGCCCACCGCTGTGCCGCGGAGTTCCATGCCATCGTCACCGAACTTTCGGGCAATGAACTCCTCGGTGAGATCGGTGCGCTGCTGGATTCACGCATGCGCTGGCAGCTGAGCCAGCATGATGACCTCGCGGTCGTCGCCACCGAGCATGCCGAGCTCTTCGACGCCATCGCCCGCCGGGATCAGGCGCTGGCAGGGTCACTGGCAGGCCGCCATCTGGGAACGAGTCAGGAACAGCACGACAAGCATTCGAAGCGGTTGGCCCAAGCCGAACCTGACCAGGCTCGGACAGTTCAGGCGACTCAGCCCGATCCGGCCGCCGGTCCCGCGGCGGTGGATGCCGATCCGGCCACAGAGGATTCGGCCGACACCGACTGA
- a CDS encoding NCS1 family nucleobase:cation symporter-1: MRKTESAEVPVPTRLGPSPDQLAAHRISPRFYNADLAPARKEGRSWTAYSVFTLWANDVHSLGNYGFALGLFALGLGAWQILVALLVGAALLFFLLTLSGFMGYKTGVPYPVMSRISFGIHGAQLAASVRGIVAIAWFGIQTYLASSVLNVMLLTMFPGLQSWADAEFLGLSGLGWFSFTLLWIAQVIIVSYGMEMIRRYEAIAGPVILVTFLALAVWMLIRVDFSIAWSTDDALSGWEMWMHILGGGALWVSIYGTFVLNFSDFTRAAKKRGSIVVGNFWGIPVNMLVFGLVVISLAGAQYKIDGTVITSPADIVQTIGSPVLLLLASLSLLLLTVAVNLMANFVAPTYALTNLFPRHLNFRSAAIISAVIGFVILPWNLYDSPVVIVYFLGGLGALLGPLFGVIMVDYWVVRKTKVNVPQLYTEAGDGEYFYHHGVNWRAIGAFIPASAISLVFALVPAFSGFSEFSWFSGAAIAALIYFVIARRDFTFREVDGEEIAVPTHH; the protein is encoded by the coding sequence ATGAGGAAGACCGAATCAGCGGAGGTGCCCGTGCCCACACGGCTGGGACCCAGCCCCGACCAGTTGGCGGCCCACCGCATCAGCCCGCGCTTCTACAACGCGGACCTCGCACCGGCCCGCAAGGAGGGGCGCAGCTGGACGGCCTACAGCGTCTTCACCCTGTGGGCCAACGATGTGCACTCTCTGGGCAACTACGGTTTCGCGCTGGGACTCTTCGCACTCGGCCTCGGCGCGTGGCAGATCCTCGTGGCGCTCCTCGTCGGTGCAGCTCTGCTGTTCTTCCTGCTCACCCTCTCCGGATTCATGGGATACAAGACCGGAGTGCCGTACCCGGTGATGAGCCGGATCTCGTTCGGCATCCACGGGGCCCAGCTGGCCGCCTCGGTGAGGGGAATCGTCGCCATCGCCTGGTTCGGCATTCAGACCTACTTGGCCTCGAGCGTCCTCAACGTCATGCTGCTGACGATGTTCCCGGGACTGCAGTCCTGGGCCGATGCCGAATTCCTCGGACTCTCCGGACTCGGCTGGTTCTCCTTCACGCTGCTGTGGATCGCCCAGGTGATCATCGTCAGCTACGGCATGGAGATGATCCGGCGCTACGAAGCCATCGCCGGTCCGGTCATTCTCGTGACCTTCCTCGCCCTGGCCGTGTGGATGCTCATCCGCGTCGACTTCTCCATCGCCTGGTCGACCGACGATGCTCTCAGCGGCTGGGAGATGTGGATGCACATCCTCGGCGGAGGAGCGCTGTGGGTGTCGATCTACGGTACCTTCGTCCTCAACTTCTCCGACTTCACCCGGGCCGCGAAGAAGCGGGGATCGATCGTCGTCGGCAACTTCTGGGGCATCCCGGTCAACATGCTCGTCTTCGGACTCGTCGTCATCTCGCTCGCCGGCGCTCAGTACAAGATCGACGGCACCGTCATCACCTCACCGGCCGATATCGTCCAAACCATCGGCAGCCCGGTCCTGCTCCTGCTGGCTTCCCTGTCGCTGCTCCTGCTCACCGTCGCGGTCAACCTCATGGCCAACTTCGTCGCCCCGACCTATGCGCTGACGAACCTGTTCCCGCGTCACCTTAACTTCCGCAGCGCCGCTATCATCTCCGCTGTCATCGGCTTCGTCATCCTGCCCTGGAACCTGTACGACTCACCGGTGGTCATCGTCTACTTCCTTGGTGGCCTCGGCGCCCTGCTCGGACCCCTGTTCGGCGTGATCATGGTCGACTACTGGGTGGTGCGCAAAACCAAGGTCAATGTGCCCCAGCTCTACACCGAAGCCGGCGACGGCGAGTACTTCTACCACCATGGAGTCAACTGGCGGGCGATCGGGGCGTTCATCCCTGCCTCGGCGATCTCGCTCGTCTTCGCTCTCGTGCCGGCATTCTCCGGCTTCAGCGAGTTCTCCTGGTTCTCCGGCGCCGCGATCGCCGCGCTCATCTACTTCGTCATCGCTCGCCGCGACTTCACTTTCCGTGAGGTCGACGGTGAGGAGATCGCCGTCCCGACCCACCACTGA
- a CDS encoding MFS transporter translates to MTSTDPAVNAAQTPSAPVRNGQTAMQTPRIVSSAADIHSILAEFGSQGTKTTAVIILALGGIFMDAYDFSSLAFGITAIQEQFGLSGFMTGLVNASIMVGAVIGALFGGYLVDRFGRYRLFMADMVFFVVAAIGCAVSPNEWVLIAFRFVMGIGVGLDLPVAMAFLAEFSKLKGKGNRSQRVNAWSPAWYFATGMGYVIVLIIFIALPYDQHAILWRIVVGFGAVPALIVLLVRRRYLAESPEWLANQGDLRGAVEVMRSHHNLNVELAPAKERETVNSSAAPVRGGRWAGFAELFSPRYRVRTIVALCVSVFSTFGYNAVAYGTPLIITTLFHQSPLITIIASLVINLGFGTLGGLLGMSIVNRFGTRKITLFGFVIQAVALGTLAIVGIPNGALVLVAVAMLAAFVFAQAGGPGANLMNYATLSYPTRLRGIGIGFNQSVLRAFSIVSLIMFPILAASLGTGVFWIVACAPLAGAIAVGIVAWDPTAKDVEHED, encoded by the coding sequence GTGACTTCGACAGACCCCGCCGTGAACGCGGCACAGACCCCATCCGCGCCCGTTCGGAACGGGCAGACGGCAATGCAGACTCCGCGCATCGTCTCCTCCGCGGCCGATATCCATTCGATCCTGGCCGAGTTCGGCTCCCAGGGGACGAAGACGACGGCAGTGATCATCCTCGCCCTTGGGGGGATCTTCATGGATGCCTATGACTTCTCTTCCCTGGCCTTCGGCATCACCGCCATTCAGGAGCAATTCGGCCTCTCCGGATTCATGACCGGGCTCGTCAACGCCTCGATCATGGTCGGAGCCGTCATCGGTGCGCTCTTCGGCGGCTACCTCGTCGATCGGTTCGGGCGCTACCGACTCTTCATGGCTGACATGGTCTTCTTCGTCGTGGCTGCCATCGGCTGTGCCGTGTCACCGAACGAATGGGTCCTCATCGCGTTCCGCTTCGTCATGGGCATCGGCGTCGGACTCGATCTGCCGGTGGCGATGGCTTTCCTCGCCGAATTCTCGAAGCTCAAGGGCAAGGGCAACCGCTCGCAGCGGGTCAATGCCTGGTCACCGGCCTGGTACTTCGCCACCGGTATGGGCTACGTCATCGTGCTCATCATCTTCATCGCCCTGCCCTATGACCAGCATGCGATCCTGTGGCGCATCGTCGTCGGCTTCGGTGCGGTGCCGGCCCTCATCGTCCTCCTCGTCCGCCGTCGGTATCTTGCCGAATCGCCCGAGTGGCTGGCCAACCAGGGCGATCTGCGCGGCGCCGTCGAGGTCATGCGCAGTCACCATAATCTCAATGTCGAGCTCGCTCCCGCCAAGGAACGCGAGACGGTGAACTCGTCGGCCGCCCCGGTCAGGGGCGGCCGGTGGGCCGGATTCGCCGAGCTCTTCTCCCCTCGCTACCGGGTGCGCACCATCGTCGCACTCTGCGTCTCGGTGTTCTCGACCTTCGGCTACAACGCCGTCGCCTATGGCACACCGCTCATCATCACCACGCTCTTCCACCAGAGTCCGCTGATCACGATCATCGCCTCATTGGTCATCAACCTGGGCTTCGGCACGCTCGGCGGACTTCTGGGCATGAGCATCGTCAACCGCTTCGGGACCAGGAAGATCACCCTGTTCGGATTCGTCATCCAGGCCGTGGCGCTGGGGACGCTGGCCATCGTCGGCATCCCGAACGGAGCCCTCGTCCTCGTCGCCGTAGCTATGCTCGCAGCCTTCGTCTTCGCCCAGGCCGGGGGACCGGGAGCGAACCTCATGAACTATGCGACCCTGTCGTACCCTACTCGGCTGCGCGGAATCGGCATCGGATTCAACCAGTCCGTTCTGCGCGCGTTCTCGATCGTCTCGCTCATCATGTTCCCGATCCTTGCGGCCTCTCTGGGCACAGGAGTGTTCTGGATCGTCGCCTGCGCACCCCTGGCCGGTGCGATCGCCGTCGGCATCGTCGCATGGGACCCAACCGCCAAGGACGTCGAACACGAAGACTGA